The Ascaphus truei isolate aAscTru1 chromosome 3, aAscTru1.hap1, whole genome shotgun sequence genome includes a region encoding these proteins:
- the LOC142491166 gene encoding uncharacterized protein LOC142491166: MEQVSSPGSASSTLLEEHHGDEDDEYDEDDATEETEIQSCDHEEVPIETVVPPNRPSTSTYDAIVASEGKIVDAENRRHSDMMTVLERMIGLQEETVSQLAHLHRVFIEVPKQLQKINTSFEALVVQQTQANYWRMTNVPQFNTSQPGSVHAGQFSPHSSDIHSPGPNVTGQVADIAVQVPDDILPLPSVQIQQQTPTKEATKTKQDTHETDQPSLVQCLPTCSHVSLGTSPVREQSLPKSPVGESLPKSPVGESLPKSPVGESLPKSPVGESLPKSPVGESLPKSPVGESLATSPVGESLATSPVGEQSLATSPAREVPEATQSGSVVPKVGGKRKRKIQETTSRPVTRSQKEQKK; this comes from the exons atggaacaagtgtcttcacctgggtcagccagctcaacactactagaag aacatcatggtgatgaggatgatgagtatgatgaggatgacgccacagaagagactgaaatacaatcatgtgaccatgaagaggtgccaatagaaactgttgtaccgccaaatcgtccatcaacttccacatacgatgcaattgtagcttcagagggaaaaatagtggacgcagaaaatcgtcgccattcagacatgatgacagtgctggaaaggatgattggactgcaggaagaaacagtatcacaattggcacatctccacagagtcttcattgaagtgcctaaacagttgcaaaaaatcaacacctcattcgaagcattagttgttcagcaaacacaagctaattactggagaatgactaatgtaccacaattcaacacctcccagccaggatctgttcatgcaggtcagttttcaccacattcatctgatattcattcaccaggcccaaatgttaccggtcaagtagcagacattgctgtgcaggttcctgatgacatcctaccgctgccatctgtacaaattcagcagcagacacctacaaaggaggcgacaaaaacaaaacaagacacacatgaaacagaccaaccatcacttgtgcagtgtctaccaacttgctcacatgtgtcactgggcacaagccctgtccgtgaacagtcactacccaaaagccctgtaggtgagtcgctgcccaaaagccctgtaggtgaatcgctgcccaaaagccctgtaggtgaatcgctgcccaaaagccctgtaggtgaatcactgcccaaaagccctgtaggtgaatcactgcccaaaagccctgtaggtgagtcactggccacaagccctgtaggtgagtcactggccacaagccccgtaggtgaacagtcactggccacaagccctgcccgtgaagtgccagaggccactcaaagtggctctgttgtgcctaaagttggtggcaaaagaaaaaggaaaattcaagagacaacaagcaggcctgttactcgctcgcaaaaggaacaaaaaaaataa